The DNA sequence CACGACCGCGCAATTGAAAGGTCTGCCGCCTGCACTGGTCCAAACCGCCGGGGCCGACGTACTACGTGACGAAGGTGAAGCCTACGCCCGCAAACTCGACGAAGCCGGGGTACCGGTGACCTCGGTGCGCTACAACGGCATGATCCACGACTACGGTTTGCTCAACGTGGTCAGCCAGGTACCGGCAGTGCGTTCGGCGATGTTGCAGGCCTCGGAAGAACTGAAACAGCACCTGAAGCAGTAATTTTCATCAGGTACAAAAAAGCCCGACTCAATGGTCGGGCTTTTTCTTTGCGCAAAAAGCAGTGCTTATTTGGCACGGCCTTTGTAGGAACCGCCTTCGCGGGTATCGATCTCGATCATGTCGCCGATTTCGATGAAGTCGGCAACCGACAGCTCGGTACCGTTCTTCAGTTTGGCAGGCTTCATCACCTTGCCGGAAGTGTCGCCGCGAGCGGAACCTTCGGTGTAGTCAACCTGACGCACGATGGTGGTCGGCAGCTCTACGGAAACCAGACGGCCTTCGAAGAATACGGCTTCGCAAACGTCGGTCATGCCTTCTTCCACGAATGGCAGAACGCTTTCGATGTCTTCGGCGTTCAGCTCGTACATGGTGTAGTCGGTGGTGTCCATGAACGTGTAGGAGTCACCGCTGATGAAGGACAGGGTCGCTTCTTTGCGATCCAGGATCACGTCGTCCAGCTTGTCGTCCGCACCGTAAACGGTTTCGGTCTTGTAACCGGTCAGCAGGTTCTTCAGCTTGGTCTTCATGATCGCGCTGTTACGGCCCGATTTGGTGAATTCAGCTTTCTGAACCAGCCAAGGATCGTTGTCGATACGGATCACGGTACCGGGTTTGAGTTCTTTACCAGTTTTCATTGCGAATATCCGAATTTGGATGGGATTTACAAAAATCTAGGCCGCGTATCATATCCAATTTCGGTAAAACTGTACCAGCGCCGTCGCAAGATCCGCCTGCAAGGCCTGTTCCAGACACCACGCGCGAGCATTATCCTGTAGTTCGGGCCAGTGTTTACGGGCCTCCAGCCAGTGGTTGCCGATAGGCTGCCCGGCACTCCAGGCACGCCAGAGACCGTTCATCGCCTCGACGGCAGCGGGCGAAAGGCGTTTTGTGTAGAGCGCAAGAAAGGCATCCAGCTTGTCGAGATGGATGTCTTCGTCCTGCTGGTAGATGTGCCAGAGCATCGGCCGCCCCGCCCATTGCGCCCGGACAAACGAGTCCTCGCCGCGCACCGCGTTGAAATCGCAGCACCATAGCAATTGATCGTATTGATCCTGACGGACGAACGGCAGCACCTGTACGGTCAGCGACTGACGAACATGCGTCGCCCCGACCGCCAGCGACTCGACCTCGAGCCAACGGGCGACATCGCCAAGAATTCGTCCTTCCGGCACAAGAAGATGAGTGGGCGTCAAGTCAGCCGCGAGCACATCCAGCCAACTGGCGAGTCCGGCATTCTCGTAGGCAAACAGCGAAATCAGCTGCGCACCTGGCGCGGGAGCAATCCCCAGCCCCTGCAGGAATTGTCGCTGCGCCTCGGGATCCTGCTGAAACTGCTGACGCCGCTCCAGCAAACTGCTTTCACGCAACAAACCGCCAGTGCCCGGCTGGAATCCCGGAAAGAAAAAGTACTTCTGCACCGACTTGTACTTCACCGACGGCAGTCCGTGGCAACCGATCACCCAGTCTTCGGCACTGAGGTAGTCGAGGTTCATCCACAGCGGCGGCTTGTCCCGCGCGGCCATGGCATCCATGTAGACGCTCGGCAACTGGCAGGCAAACGCAGCGATCACCACGTCGGCCGCCTCCGCCTCCTGCCACTCGGCCGGCCAGTGCCGGACCTCTACGCCTTGCTGCCATTGCTGATCGAGGCCGATGTCGATTTCGGGGCAGATGCGTTCGAAAGCGCGCAGGTCATCGACCCACAGCCGCACCGCCATTGCCTGCTCGCTGACCAGTTGCCGGGCCAGACGCCAGGTCACGCCGATGTCGCCGTAGTTGTCGACGACCGTACAAAAAATGTCCCAGCGGGTGTTCAGTGGCGGCATTCAAGGCTCCCGTTGGCAAAAGCGCCGATTGTCCGCATAAATGTCTCCATGCAGAAGAGCCGACGGCAATTAATCTTCGTGCGACAATCGCCACTCGCCCGCATTCATCCGCCAGGAGGCAGCCATGCCCTATCGTCCCAACCCGCGTCGCCCGTTTCCTGTTCAGCTTAGCGCGCTGCAATTGATCGGCAGCATTGCCCTGGGTCTGTGGCTGGGTTTTCTGGCCATCGCGCTGACGTGCTGGTTCGCTTCACGCTTTGTCTTCACCGAACAGCTGGCGCCGGTCGCCCAGGCCGTGCAGCAACTGGCCAACCCGCCCGCCGTCCGAACGGTGCCGGACATTCCGCCGCAGAGTCCGCTGTTCGAGCAATACGAAGAAAACCTGCGCAAGAACGAACAGCAGGCACGCCTGGATCAGGCCCGTGGCAGTACACGGAATCTGTCGAACCCCAAATGCCAGTTCTGGCTGCAACAGGATCAGACGGCCCCGAGCGAAAAAAGCCGCGCCAACGTCCTGCAATTCTGCGATTGATCATGAATAAACAGATTGTTCACCAACTGATTCTCGACAAGCTGCGCGTCGATCTCGACATCGCCGAACGCGCGGCGCAAACCGCTTACGAAACCGCGACCCACGAAGAGAACATCGCCGAAAACAAGTACGACACCCTGGGACTTGAAGCCTCGTACCTGGCGGCGGGCCAGGCGAAACGGGTCGAGGAAATTCGTCAGTCACTGGCGCTGTGCCAGAACCTGACGCTGCGCGCGTATGACGATCAGCGAGGGATTGAAATCGGCGCCCTGCTCGGTCTGGAAGACGAAAAGGGGCGTGAACAATGGCTGTTTCTGGCGCCGGATGCGGCGGGCCTGAAGGTCGACGTGGTGGGTCAGCCGATTACCGTCATCACCCCGCGCTCGCCGCTGGGCAAAAGCCTGCTGGGCAAGTTTGAGGGTGACGAGGTGGAGATTCTGGTGGCGGGCACCCGGCAACAGTTCGCTGTCACCGAGGTGCTGTAGACAGGGATTTAGTGGACCGGCAGTTCGACGCCTTCGAACAGCTCTTCCAGTTCCTGCTTGTTGTGGCACTGAATGGCCTTGGCCATGACGTCGCGGGTCAGGTGCGGCGCGAACTTCTCGATGAAGTCGCACATGAAACCGCGCAGGAAAGTGCCGCGACGGAAACCGATCTTGGTCACGCTGGACTCGAACAGTTCGCTGGCATCGAGCACCACCAGGTCATTGTCGAGTTTGGTATCGACCGCCATTTTGGCCACGATGCCAACACCCAGACCCAGGCGTACGTAGGTTTTGATCACGTCGGCGTCAGCGGCGGTGAACACCACTTTCGGCGTCAGACCGCGATGGCTGAAGGCTTCGTCGAGTTTCGAACGGCCGGTAAAACCGAACACGTAGGTCACGATCGGGTATTCGGCCAGCGCTTCGAGGGTCAGCTTCGGCAGCTTGGTCAGCGGGTGGCCCTGAGGCACGACCACGCAACGGTTCCAGCGGTAGCACGGCATCATCACCAGATCGCCGAACAGCTCCAGCGCTTCGGTGGCGATGGCAAAATCGACGGTGCCGTCAGCGGCCATTTCGGCGATCTGCATCGGCGAGCCCTGGTGCATGTGCAGCGCCACGTCCGGGTACTGCTTGATGAAATTGCTGATCACCGGCGGCAGTGCATAACGCGCCTGGGTGTGGGTGGTGGCGATCGACAGGGTGCCTTTTTTCTCGTTGGAGAATTCCTGGGCAATCTGCTTGATGCTTTCGACCTTGCGCAGAATCTCGCCGGCGGTGGTGATGATGCGCTCGCCGGCCGGGGTGACGCGGGTCAGGTGCTTGCCGCTGCGAGCGAACACTTCGACGCCCAGTTCGTCTTCCAGCAGACGGATCTGTTTACTGATGCCCGGTTGCGAGGTGTAGAGGCTTTGGGCTGTAGCGGAAACGTTGAGGTCGTGGTGCGCCACTTCCCAGATGTAGCGCAATTGTTGAAGCTTCATATGAATCCCTCAAAGCAGGTAGACGCCACGGGCATCAGCGACGGTATATAACTATATTAATGGTTTGAAGAATAAATCTAGAACTTTTTTATCAAAGCGCCATTATTCCCGCTTCAGCGATCCTCCCGCCGCCGACGCTCCACCAGCGGTACCATATAAACCGGCACCCTGGCCAATTGCAGAACCCGGGCCGCCGTGCGTCCCAGCGGTGTGTCCGCGCCTACCCCGTGGCTGTGACTTCCTACGATCACCAAATCGACAGCGAGTTTCTGCACCTGATCGAGAATCACCTGTGACGGATCGCCCTGCAGCACCCGCACCGCGCGTATCCGCTGCAGATCCTGCTCGCCCTCGTCCCCCAGTTCTTCACGAAAACTGTCGAGCACCCGCTGCTCGATATTGGCGATGACGGTTTTCAGACCCTGACTGTGAAATTCGTTCAACGCCTGCTCGTCGAGATAGCTCTGCAACACCGATTCGGCAAACAGCCCCATGGGCTCCACCGCGTGCACCACGTACAGATCGGCATTGAACGTTCGCGCCATCGCCAGGGCATGCTGCATCACTAACGGTGCGTACAGACCGAGGTCAGTGGCATACAGCATCGAACGAATCATA is a window from the Pseudomonas gozinkensis genome containing:
- a CDS encoding GreA/GreB family elongation factor, translating into MNKQIVHQLILDKLRVDLDIAERAAQTAYETATHEENIAENKYDTLGLEASYLAAGQAKRVEEIRQSLALCQNLTLRAYDDQRGIEIGALLGLEDEKGREQWLFLAPDAAGLKVDVVGQPITVITPRSPLGKSLLGKFEGDEVEILVAGTRQQFAVTEVL
- a CDS encoding elongation factor P — its product is MKTGKELKPGTVIRIDNDPWLVQKAEFTKSGRNSAIMKTKLKNLLTGYKTETVYGADDKLDDVILDRKEATLSFISGDSYTFMDTTDYTMYELNAEDIESVLPFVEEGMTDVCEAVFFEGRLVSVELPTTIVRQVDYTEGSARGDTSGKVMKPAKLKNGTELSVADFIEIGDMIEIDTREGGSYKGRAK
- a CDS encoding universal stress protein, which gives rise to MIRSMLYATDLGLYAPLVMQHALAMARTFNADLYVVHAVEPMGLFAESVLQSYLDEQALNEFHSQGLKTVIANIEQRVLDSFREELGDEGEQDLQRIRAVRVLQGDPSQVILDQVQKLAVDLVIVGSHSHGVGADTPLGRTAARVLQLARVPVYMVPLVERRRREDR
- the cysB gene encoding HTH-type transcriptional regulator CysB, with translation MKLQQLRYIWEVAHHDLNVSATAQSLYTSQPGISKQIRLLEDELGVEVFARSGKHLTRVTPAGERIITTAGEILRKVESIKQIAQEFSNEKKGTLSIATTHTQARYALPPVISNFIKQYPDVALHMHQGSPMQIAEMAADGTVDFAIATEALELFGDLVMMPCYRWNRCVVVPQGHPLTKLPKLTLEALAEYPIVTYVFGFTGRSKLDEAFSHRGLTPKVVFTAADADVIKTYVRLGLGVGIVAKMAVDTKLDNDLVVLDASELFESSVTKIGFRRGTFLRGFMCDFIEKFAPHLTRDVMAKAIQCHNKQELEELFEGVELPVH
- the earP gene encoding elongation factor P maturation arginine rhamnosyltransferase EarP — protein: MPPLNTRWDIFCTVVDNYGDIGVTWRLARQLVSEQAMAVRLWVDDLRAFERICPEIDIGLDQQWQQGVEVRHWPAEWQEAEAADVVIAAFACQLPSVYMDAMAARDKPPLWMNLDYLSAEDWVIGCHGLPSVKYKSVQKYFFFPGFQPGTGGLLRESSLLERRQQFQQDPEAQRQFLQGLGIAPAPGAQLISLFAYENAGLASWLDVLAADLTPTHLLVPEGRILGDVARWLEVESLAVGATHVRQSLTVQVLPFVRQDQYDQLLWCCDFNAVRGEDSFVRAQWAGRPMLWHIYQQDEDIHLDKLDAFLALYTKRLSPAAVEAMNGLWRAWSAGQPIGNHWLEARKHWPELQDNARAWCLEQALQADLATALVQFYRNWI